The Elaeis guineensis isolate ETL-2024a chromosome 3, EG11, whole genome shotgun sequence region GGGGACGAACTATTTCATCTGCAACTTTGCGGGCCACTGCCAATCAGGGATGAAGATAGCAGCCACAGCTGTGTAACAATTTTAGTCGAGCTTTATCTACTTGGTAGTGTGCTATGTATGAAAGTGAGGGCTATGTTGTATGACTACGtgacataattaaataaaagtgGTCAATGGCTCAGGAACTTTGTTCCTGGGTCGCCTTTCATATAAATTTCTTGCCTGTCTTTGTTGGTGAGATTGGACGCAGTTCATTGGGATTTTTCGTTACATATTCTCTGAATAACTATAGTAAATATGAAAGGTTTTTATTGGTCTATGTATATTCTTCAAGTTTCATTTTATCAGAATTTTACTGCAAGAGTAAGGCATGAGCATATAGAGAGATGGGTTTGGGTAGTATCTTTCGCGCAAAAGAATGATTCTCTTTATTTCACGATGTCAACCATTGAATTGCACAATATtcactttgagatctgtgcagatGGATGATAACATAGATTGAACTGCTTTGAAAGCTGTGTAACATGTGATCCAATGATTGgggctgaaaaaaaaaattctgctcTTTCGCACGAGAGGTGCGTGCAAAAGAGATTGGTGATTTTCACAGAAAGATTGACGCTGCGAGAAGATAGTCTCGGCTTGCTGAGTGAAGTCAGGCAATCTGGAAACTGGAAGAGTGAATTGCGTTAAAAGTGAAATAGACAAGACGCAAGAATGGATTGATTTGGGTCTGTGGAGAGGACCACTTTACCCGTAGGAAAGTGGATGGTGGAAGTGTAAATGTAGTGGTTGGAGAGAAATCGTTTGGGAAATGCCATGGACATCTACTGTACGAATGCACCTCAGATTCCACCTTTGTTGGTGATTAGGGCGTCTTTTTCTTGGCCCTTTTTTGTGGGTCTGAACTCGGGAGTGTTGAATAAAATCATATATCAAAAGGTTCCAACCGAAAGATTGTCATCAAGCATTTGTTTGGATGGTATCATCCTTTGTTACTTGGACAAGTGGTGAGGTTTCGATTTTGGTTGAGATGGGCTCTCCATGGATGGATGAGGTACAGCATAaaagatgagtttttttttttttttaatcagaaaAATTGTAAATAAACAAGATTCTGTTGTTGTTGCAcacaaaaaatgaaaaaaaagaaaaaaaagaaacttgTCTTGTATAGCAGAataatattctaaaaatataaaagaaatgcTTGTTAACTGTTGTAACTATTTCAAGCACAAGTATGAAATATGACAAATTGCTCAGCCGGCAATCTCCGCTTAGCTGGCTGTACGATTTTCATCTGGTAGACGAGCGTGCTGCTTGGTTCAGAGCTTTCAGCTTGTTAGTGCATAGGATAAGTaagttcaaataattttgttCTTTCAAGTATTGATATATAGTTTGGTGAGATTGTTCACAGGCAAACATAAGTGGCGACATTGGACTGACTTCAAAAATATTCCTAACAACATATAGATCACTGATGCAGTGCATGTTCTTTCTATTAAACAAAGCGCCTTTTGATATATGCAAGATCTAAAACAATAGGACATACAGAGAAAACATTTAGCAAACAACTGGAAAGTTCTGGGATCAAGAAATGCAATGTTACTTAAATACAATTTTAATTTCTAAAGGAAAACTTCATGTTTTAAAGCCTGATCTCAATCCTGGTCAAAGTTGGGTTTGCTCCATCGGCCTGACCCAATCATAGTAGGCCGAAACCTGGCCCAAAGTCTAGTGTGGTTTAGGCTTAGGCCTGGCGCAAGGGCCAATGACTTTGGGCCCGGTTTTTTCTACTGTAGCCCTCTGGTGGTTCAAATATTGGGCTCCAATCCTCCAAACGGGACAACTTTTCCAGCGTTTAACGAACCAGGGGTCTTTACCtcaaagataaataaataaataaataaaaactccTTGGGCTCTAAGACGCAATAAGTTGGCGAATTAAGTATAAatcgaaaaaaaaagaaaataaaaaaatatttttttaaaaaaaagaacttCAGCATGGTATCACAGCTACTATCTTAATCTCAGTTTACATGCCATAAAGCAATGCGAAGCATGATCTTCCATCGTCATAAAGCGCATGCTAATTAGTATGGAAACAAAGAAGATTGATTGTTCCAAACGAAGCATTGCAAACTGTGAGGCCAACAGTGACATGTGACCAAAGATAGACATGATTCTTAGCCCCCGGTGCCAGACACAAAACAAGCCAGGGATAACAATTAGATAATCTTGGGTGTTGTGGTTTTAATAATATAGAGGGCATCAATAGTCccacattgattgtgagtcaaagagGACTCATgcttataaagagaaaattttttttttcatataaaacaTCTTTTGTCCTACAATATCTCACGTGACGGATCGATCTCTTGTCCGCAATAATAATGCACttataaagagaaaaattttcaaattatgaGATTGGTCATGAAAAATGACTTACAACAGCTTCAATCGGGTCTCGGGAGATTCACTGGAATACCTTGAAATTGTAGAAGAGAGTGATGATCAATTCCAGAGCCTGCTGCAGTATGAGGATGCCGAAGCCCGCCCAAAGCAGCATCACAAAGAATGCTGGCATCAGCTCCTGCGAGTTTTGGTGTCCTCTCTCTCCACGAAGACAACTACAACTGAATCAAGTGAGCCCAATTGTTATTTCTCCCAGTGCAACATAACATAGCCAGTTACCTCGCTCCACGGAGAACCTGAACGTAGTTGCTGAGCCTGGCTTGGAAGGTTGGATAAGGCACCTCGTATCTGAGGaccaattacttgaattaaagcctAAGTAAATTTCCTAGCAACAATTCAACAAATTAAAAACATGGAGCAGGAAAGAAACGAATTCATAAATTTCTTATCAGAAACAAATTGAAAGTTCTTATCAGAAGTATTAAATTTCTTGTGCCATGTGGGCTTGGGCGTGGAACAAAGCCAATGTACCCCTGAATCATGTCATTGGATTGCTATGGCGGTTGTTGATTGGTGTGGTACATAACTAGATCAATGGGACAGTCGAGCTTGTCTATCGCTTAGTCAATCATCAATTCCCACATTGGACTGGCGAACTAGGCTATGATCTAATGCGGCCGGCCGGTAGGTGGATTTGACTTGAGTGGATGAAAACTATATTCAATGGTGGTTGACTAttctactgaaaaaaaaaaaaaaaacttttaataATCACAAAACCagattttgatgtaaatttttttttattaaaaaaaaaaattgatacaatgGTTTTGTTGTGACCTTTGAAATTTGCCACAATTCCtccgtttatttatttttttcattaaattgGCGACAAAACATGCAAGTCCTCCTTGTCCACCGCAATCAGTGGATCGGTGTAATTTCTCAAATAATCGCAACAATATCCTGGATTTAGAGCGACTTATGAAAGAGTAGGCGAGACAAGCAGAGCACACGGACGGTTCTCTCGCGAGTTCTCGTGGAGTTAGGTCCCCATCGGAACCGTTTACTTTTCGACGAAGACGTCAAACCTTTCTTGCGATGGAAGGCAGCTCATCTCCAATCTTAGAAGTTTCTAGACTTTCTACAGTCTCACGCCCAACCATAAAGCAATACAGTGAAAGCCTAACGCAAACGGCGAAGAaggacgagagagagagaggtgaagaGATGGCCGTGAGCGTAGAGATCCCGAGGGAGTATGGATTCGTGGTGCTGGTGGTGGTTCTCTACTACTTTCTCAACTTTTGGATGGCCATCCAAGTCGGCAAGGCCCGGCAGAAGTAATTCTCCCTCACTTAAATTCCTCTCTCATCAACGCCTACCATCTAATATATGCGTTAATTGTTATGATTGATGCCGTTATTCTACTTGGGTTAGGTACAAGGTGTCCTATCCTAACCTCTATGCGATTGAATCCGAGAATAAGGATGCCAAGCTCTTCAACTGCATCCAGGTCTGTCTATAACTCCCTCTCTCTTCCTGGCTTTGCCTGTGAAAATTAATCCGTCTTCTGATTGAATCAAACGGTGAGGTTATGTGATATTCGGCAGAGGGGGCATCAGAACTCGTTGGAGTCGATGCCGGTGTTCTTCGTGACGCTGCTGGTGGGCGGGGTTCAGCACCCCGTGATCGCTGCTGGGTTCGGCGTCCTTTACACGATCGCCCGA contains the following coding sequences:
- the LOC105041057 gene encoding uncharacterized protein, with the translated sequence MAVSVEIPREYGFVVLVVVLYYFLNFWMAIQVGKARQKYKVSYPNLYAIESENKDAKLFNCIQRGHQNSLESMPVFFVTLLVGGVQHPVIAAGFGVLYTIARFFYFKGYSTGVPENRLKIGGLNFVALFGLVICTASFGIHLLIREML